A genomic segment from Xyrauchen texanus isolate HMW12.3.18 chromosome 21, RBS_HiC_50CHRs, whole genome shotgun sequence encodes:
- the LOC127661851 gene encoding gastrula zinc finger protein XlCGF17.1-like — protein sequence MSLQVDLMCCKSVGTDLTSVCNAAGEQQMLKTPLKMCSVKLLDCRNLMEMRRETTPQEHTDEDDDETTAEEQHKSDKDDDFIPSDANSGSSDGETASTSKQGLSCKICERIFTLKAHLVRHERRHKEQKVFKCKRCESSFSTFKERNRHSEVHKEKQEFPCEQCGKVFSAASTLKSHMKTHSDEKPFSCSECDKCFRTKGHLNEHKKIHTGEKPYKCLHCEKRFINKSHMTSHVRLHTNERPYQCKECDKTFKQLFCLKTHQQMHSGEKPFQCSHCDRRFLKKSDLKRHEIRQSVEKPFQCSHCDKRFHLESDMKSHEKRHNGEKRYLCSDCGKRFYVPSELRVHQRVHTGEKPYSCSICRKSFVFSSSLNTHQKTHARDQTALKSS from the exons ATGAGTTTGCAGGTGGATCTGAtgtgctgtaaatcagtaggaactgatctgacttctgtctgtaacgcagctggagaacagcagatgctcaAGACACcattgaagatgtgttcagtgaagctgctggactgcaggaacctaaTGGAGATGAGACGAGAAACCACACCACAGGAACacactgatgaagatgatgatgaaaccacagcagaggaacaacataagagtgataaagatgatgattttattccttcag ATGCAAACAGTGGCTCATCTGATGGAGAAACGGCTTCTACATCAAAACAGGGTCTTTCCTGCAAAATTTGTGAGAGGATATTCACTTTGAAAGCACATTTAGTGAGACATGAGAGAAGACACAAAGAGCAGAAAGTCTTCAAATGTAAGAGATGTGAGAGCAGCTTTTCTACCTTCAAAGAGAGGAACCGTCATTCAGAAGTGCACAAAGAAAAGCAGGAGTTTCCCTGTGAGCAGTGCGGGAAGGTTTTCTCAGCTGCCTCGACATTAAAAAGTCACATGAAGACACACAGTGATGAAAAGCCTTTCAGCTGCAGTGAGTGTGACAAGTGTTTCAGAACTAAAGGACATCTTAATGAGCATAAGAAAATACACACGGGGGAGAAACCGTACAAGTGTCTTCACTGTGAGAAGAGGTTCATCAACAAGAGTCATATGACATCACATGTCCGTTTGCACACCAATGAGAGGCCATATCAGTGCAAAGAATGTGACAAAacctttaaacaattattttgtctAAAGACACATCAGCAAATGCACTCTGGGGAGAAACCCTTTCAGTGCTCACACTGTGATAGACGTTTCCTTAAGAAATCTGATCTGAAACGTCATGAAATTAGACAATCTGTGGAGAAACCCTTTCAATGCTCACACTGTGACAAGCGTTTCCATCTTGAATCTGACATGAAATCTCATGAAAAAAGACACAATGGAGAGAAACGTTACCTCTGCTCTGACTGTGGGAAGAGATTTTATGTACCATCTGAATTAAGAGTTCACCAGAGAGTGcatacaggagagaaaccttacagctGCTCCATCTGCAGGAaatcatttgttttttcatcaagTTTAAATACTCATCAGAAGACACATGCTAGAGATCAAACTGCTCTGAAATCATCGTAG